In Candidatus Electrothrix scaldis, the genomic window TTCTCGCCTATGGCATAGGTTTCAATTTCTTGCTGATACTTCTTTAGTTTTTCCTGTAACTCTGCTGAAAACCTTTGCAAGGCATTTTGCGCCAGGTCTATATTCTGTTTCAATTCGGAGGAATAGGCTTCAATATGTTCCTGGTATCGCGAGGTGTATGAAGCCAATAAGAGAGAAAGAGTATTGTACGTTGGGACGTACCATGCATTGAGTGCAGCAAACTCAGATGCTGTTACCTGCTGCTGCAAAGTAAGATGCTCTTCGGCAAGTTCCTTGAGGAGGGCAGCCACGCGCTTGTGGATTTGCCGTTGCTGTCGCTTAATCCGGTGCTTTTCCTCTTTAAGAGCCACCAGTTCCAGCTGATTATCGGCAACTTGTCGGTATTGACTGGCAAGCATCTGTAGATGCTCGTCAGCATCTTTGCCAGAATTTATCTTTGAGGTAATTTCACTCATGCGTTCCACTGATTGCTTAATCAGCTCTCGCACATCCTCAAAGAGATAGTTTTCCCTGGACATAAGAATGTCCTGCGTATGGGAAACCAGTACCCTCGCTTCCTGCTCCAGCTCTGTTGAGAGAATAAGAGCTGGCATTTCTTCAGTTATTTTATCAAATCGATCATGAAAGGTACTGAAGCGAATGAGAATAAAAAGGATGCCTCCACCCAAAAAAGCTGCAACCAAGGTAAGACCGAAAAGGATCCGCTGGCTGATGCCGCAACGCATGCTTAGTGATTCCTTCTGCATCAGCGGGAGAGTACCAGCAAATTTTTAGAAAAGAATGCATCAAGAACAACCATAAAATCCTTCCAGGGATGGAGGTTAATCGAGAGAATTCAAATAGGTGTACAGATTGACCTTGGTGTTGGTGATGTTAAGTTTTTTTCTGATTGTTTTGCGGTGCGAAGCTATAGTGCTAACAGAAATATTGCAGATATCTGAAATCTCTTTACTGGACTTTCCCTGTTTTATCAGGTTAACAATTTGCAATTCCGTAGGTGAAAGGGTTTTGCCCAATTCTACCCCGCCCGGCACAAAAGGTCTGGTCAATTCCTGAAAAGTATAGACAATAGACTCCAATAACGCTTCTTTTTTTTCAGGATTTCCCTCTGCTGCTATTTCTAAAATTTTAGGGAGAATCAGTTTTTCAGCCTTAAATTGTATACGCTCGGCCAGCTCTTTTTTTTCCTCTTCTATTGCTGACAGCAGGACTCTGAGTGCGGTGCTGGTATTCTGTGCCTTACTTTCCTGGTGCTGAAGTTCTTCGTCCCGGTTTTCCAATTCATGAACCAGATGTTTATTGACCCGATGCAAGGTCAGATGTGTTTGCAGGCGAACCAGAACCTCCTTTTCCGAAAAAGGCTTGGTAATATAGTCCACGCCTCCTGCTTCAAAAGCGTTTATCTTTTCTTCCGTTGAATTCAAACCACTGAGGAAAATAATAGGAATGCTATCAGAAAGTTCATCTTCTTTCAAATGTCGGCAGGTCTCATAACCATCCATATTGGGCATGATAATATCAAGGAGGATAATATCAGGAACATCTCTCTTGACGATCTCAATGGCAGAAGCCCCATCTGATGCTGTTATCAGTTTGTAACCTGAATCTTTGAGCAAGGTCTGCAACTGGATAATCCCAAACGGATCATCATCAACAATGAGTACTGTACACGGAGCATCCGTAAAATCCATATGATTCGCTATAAGAAAAGGTGAGTAAATAAACTTGTATTATTTTAATATAATAATTTATTTAATGATTCTATCATATTTGAACTCTGAATACAAGAATTCTGACAGGTGGTCCAAAAAATCCAATTCATTTCTATAAGAAAAGATTGTTTTCATAAATTCTTTTCATCTGCACAGGGCTATCAGGTAACGTATGGTCAGACGAAGCCCGCCTGCAGTCAGTCGAAAAAGAGTGAAAAAACCAAAGCGACGGACTAAATAACACGCGTTATTCATGAAGAAATTCACCTGGAGATTTGTCCATAAGACCTCTGCATGATAGGCGCGTAGTCCCATCTTGCTTGGATGGATGGATATATTGCCAAAACTCCATCGTTCGTAGTCCTGTAGATCAAAGAGCAACCTCTCTCTATATTCCTGAAAGGCCGGTAAACCGGGAAAGGGAGTTAGGGGAGAAAGCGAGGAAATCTCCGGACGCAGTTGGCGAATATAGCGACGAAAGGCCTTGAAATCTCCATGATCCCAGTCAGGATGAAAGATGAACGAGGCCCAGGCATCCACGCCCCATTTTTTGAGCAGAGTTGCTGCGACCAGATTTTCTTCTACAGTGGCTTTTTTATGATAATCTGCCAGCTCCTGGGGTTTAAACGACTCATAGCCCACCAGCACTGCTTTGAGGCCAAGGCTGGCAAAACGTTCTATACTTTTCTGGTTCTGGAGAATGCTATGCACTGAACCGTAGCAGAGAAAATTTTTGCGGATTTTTTCCCGTCCCAGAAAGATACAGAGCTGATCCAACTGATCGCTGTCACAGAGAAAATCATTATCAATAATCATGATGCTTGGTTCAGTGATCTCGCGGATTTGGGCAAAAATCACCTCCATATCCTGAGGGGTTTCTTTGCCACCCTCAAGGCGCCAACGCAGGCAAAAACTACAGCATTTACTGCAACCCTGGGAGGTCTGAAGCAGGGCACAGGGTTTATAGCCGAAATAGCTGTATTGCTCCCGGTACTGGGCGCAGGAGCTGCGATCCGGGACCAGATATTCATTTTTTTGCAGGCAGAGTTTGGCAGGAATCCCTTTCCGTACGGCAATAACACCGGGTATATCCTCGGAGGAACAGAAATTTTTCTCTGTTTTGCGTCCTGATCTTGCCAGGCCATCAAAAAGGGCATGCAGGTTCGCCCTTGTGGTCCAGTGCATCACAAAGTCAATGGCTGGATCAGCAAAGGCCTGGGGTATGAGCTGGGCCTGAGTGCCGCCAACGACCATAGGTATACTTGCATCCACGCGCTTGACAGCCCGAGCCAGCTCCAGAACATTACCTACGTCTATACAGAGGGCCGTTATTCCTACAGCCTCGGGCTGCTCCTTCTCCAGATATTGGGTAATATCGACCTGCTCTGCCATCATATCCAAGATATTGACCTGGTGTTTTTCCTGTTCCCGCAGAACAGCATAGACAGCCTCCAACCCAAGGGGCTCGCAGAACATGAATTCACCGATGGTAATGGCCTTGGGAGGACGGGCAGGGCGGATGAGCAGAATACGCATGGAAAGGTCTTAAAAAATATTCGGTGTGATTCGTTTCTTAATGTGATTCCGGTAGTAGAGATTCACCAGCAAGTAGAGAAGAAAATCCCAAGGTCGTTTCCAGAATTCCTTCCGCAGAATAGTGCGGCAAAAAATAGACTCCATGCTGAACACCTGTTCGTATAGTTGCCAATAAGCATCTGTCAGTTCCTCTGGGCTCATATTCAGGGGAATATGGACAGCCTCTGTGCCGTTGTAGGAGTAGAGATCATGATTGCAGATCCTGCCCTGGTGGAGCATTTGCCTGTAAAAATCCGTCCCAGGAATTGGGGTAAGAATATAGAAACGAGGGATAACGACCTTGTTCTCCTTAATGAAATCTGCGGTTTGGGCTATACTCTCCTTGGTGTCGCCGTCAGCCCCCACCACCATTTCCGTGGACACATCAATCCCTGCCTCCTGAATTCGCCGAATCATGGCTGGATACAGTCTCGGGTCGGCCCAGCCCTTGTCCATCGCCTGTAGGCTTTCCTTAGAAATGGACTCCAGGCCAAAGCTCAGAGCCCGGCAACCACTTTCAGCCACCGCCTTGAGCAAGTCAGGATGGTTGGCGATATTCAGAGAACACTGTGAATACCAGGTCATCTTCAAGGGCTTGATCTCTGCGCATAACTGGAGCAGATAATCCGGGCTCGCGAGGATATTATCGTCCAAAAGCAAGAATTTTTTAAAGCCTAATTTTCGAACATAGAGAATATCGCGCAACACCGCTTCTACAGGCCGTTGGTAATAGCGGTTACGATATAGACAATGAACCGAGCAAAAGGAACAGGAATTGGGACAGCCTCGTCCAGCCTGCACCGGGAGAAAATCCCCTATTTTTTTCTCCAAAAGCAACTCATAGCGGGGCAGGGGTGGGTCCAGTGTTTTCAGGTGTTGTTCATAGCGAGGTTGCAGAGAGCCTAGGCGGTAATCCTCCAGGAGCCTCGGCCACACCAGCTCAGCATCACCGACTACGACGGAATCACAGTACTTCGCAGCCTCGTCCGGCATCAGGCTGACCATATAACCACCCATGACCACGGTCTTGCCCCGTGATCGGAATTCCTTAGCCAGGCTGATAGAGCGCACTATGCCATGTCCCATGCCGGATAGGGCGACAATGTCTGCATCTGTGTCAAAAGGCACGTCCTCGATGGTTTCCAGGCAAATTTCCACCTGCCAGGTATTCGGGGTCAGGGCGGCCAGTAAGGGCAGGGCCAGACCGGCAAAATAAAGCTTATTCTTTTTTATCGGCCTGCTGTCAGGGCCGTAGGGAGAGGGCTGAATAAAGAGAACTTTCATTATAATTTTTTTTGGCTGTTACTCCGCCACTTGAGGAGTAACAGTAGAACATTTTTAATGAATACCTGTCCCTGTGGCAGGGTGGGTAGGGTTGTTTACCAGCCTATTTCAGTGTTTTTTTCAGATTGCGGAGAACCTTGCTGAAATATTGAACGGTAACCCGGCTGGAACCGAGAAAAAGGCGTATATTTTCTGCGAGCCCAAAGCGCCGCAGCAGGTTCAGCATAGAGCTGGGGCGAAAGGTCACGGCATAATAGAGTTTGATGATGTGCCAGTAATAGGCAGCAACAGAGAGCTGGCTGGGTTGGAAGACTAAATGGGCCAGGTCCCATTTTTCATACTCGCTTCTGGGAATACGCAAGAGATCTTCGTAGCCCTCGCCAGCAGGAGTCCCTTTGAGTGGGGTAAAGGGCTGAAGATTGACGAAGGAAAGTCGCATCTTTCTGAGCCATCGAGCCAGATTGCGAAAATCTGCGCGGCTCCAGTCCATGCCCAGAATCAGGGTGGCATAGCAGTCCACCTGATGTTCTGCCAATACAGCCACAGCCTGCTCATTGATTGCCAAACTGGATTTTTTATTAAAGCGATCCAGGTCCTGATCCAAGCAGGATTCAATACCTACGATTACGGCCCGCAGGCCATTGGCGGCAAAACGACGGATCACCTCAGGATGGGCTGCAATAAAATCCGCCCGGCCATAAATGAGAAAGCGTTTGTCCAGGCCCCGTTGCTCCAGCTCCTGGCAAAAGGCCAGAACCCGTTCTGCATTGACCAGAAAATTATCATCTACAATGTAGATTTCCTGCTCCGGGATCAGGCTTAGCTCCTCCATAACCTCGCTCAGGGGTCGCTCAAAATACTGGTGATTCGTAATTTCGCGGCAGAAGCAGAAATTGCACTGAAAGGGGCAACCAAAGGAGGTCTTGATCAGGGCGCAGGGATTATGAAAAAGGTAATAATAGCGATGGCGATAGCGGGCCACCTTGCTGCGATCCGGGAAAGGATGGGGAAAGGTATTTTCCTTCACAGGCCGAGCCTTCCCCTCTTGCCAGACGCCTGGCAGATCAAGAAAAGATCGACCTTCCATCACCCGACCCAGCAGATCCCGGAAGGTGCTCAGGCCGTTGGCACAGATAATGGCATCCAGGTTGTGGTGCTGAAAATCCTCCGGCACCACCTCGGCATGGACTCCGCCAACCACGGCAAGACAGGCAGAAGACCAGGCCTTGATGTTGTCGGCCATTTCCTTGATGATCTGCACATGGGTGATATAGCCGGTCATAGCCACCAAGTCGGGCTGGAATTCGGCAAGGAGCTCGGGAAGGGAGCGTTTTTCCAAAATCATATCCAGGATATCCACCTGATGGCCCAGATCAGCAATGCTGGCGGCAAGGTATTCCAGCTCCAGGGGCTCACAGATCATTACATGTTGCAGCCCTATGGTCTCGGGGCTAGGCTGGGGGCGGATAAGAAGGATATTCATAGGTTAGGATATGTTATATGGGAAAGCAGAACGAGCAAAGAGAGGGGAGGGGGAATGCTTTTTGGGGAGTCTGCATTATTTCAAGTGTTTACTGATATCTTCGCCGCCATAATATTCTTTAAGATATTCTCTGGCTTCCTCGGCATCAATAAGTGAGCCCCCGTCCGGGTCAATTTGTACAGCTGCATGGGCAAGTCGCTTTCTTCGGGCACCTCCCTCCAGACTCATAATCAGACGAAAGAGCATGCGGAAGCTCCAATCATCAAGCTGAAAGCCGAGAAACATCAGGGAGGTTCCTGTATTTTAGTAAGTAGGCACTGAACCGAGAATACACCTCACAATTTTCTCATCCCAATCAAATCGCAAATGTTTGCTTGCCGATTCTTGTGCAGCAATAAGCTGGTTCAGTTCTGCTTCAGGATATTCAGCAATCTCGTAGAGCTTTTTTATCCAGGCATCTTCATCGGCAAGGGGGAGTAAGCAGGTAGGGGGGAGGATTTCCCGATGTTCCGGGATATCACTGGCAAGAACAGGAGTACCTGTTGCCAGAGCTTCCAACACGGCATTGGGTGCGCCCTCATGTTGTGAGGGCATGAGTAAGAGGTCAGTCTCCGGCCAGATTTGCTCAGCTTTCACCCAGCCTTTGAAAATGATTTTCTTGGCAATATTTCCTTTCCTAACGATATGTTGCAGAAGCTCCTCATCAGGCCCTGTGCCGTAGAGGAAAAGCCGCATCTGCTCAGCCTGTATGTGTTCAAATATCTTCAGAAGGAAAAGCTGATTTTTGCGTTTTTCCAGGACTCCAACACATGCTCCTCGTAATGGATGTAATGAAGAACGGTTAAATTGTTTATCTTTCTTTTTTTTATAAGAAAGTTGTGGTATTTCGTTTCTCAGTAGGCCTGTTGATTTCGGAATAAGTACGCTATGGCGACTTTGCACAGCATTAGTCAGCACCTGGGAAACACCATACATATCCGTCCCAACTATTCCTAACCCCTCTAAAAAATATTCAATATTTATCAAGAGAGAATGTCTTTTTTTGATTTGGTGATTTTTTACCGTATCTGCACGGAGAAAAAGAGCAAGAGATATTCGTTTAATAATTCTGGCAGGTTGAAACAGAAAGGAATAGGTGTGACCAAAGGCGAAAAGTCTATCCACAGAACAGCTAAAGGAAAGATAGAGGAGCAGGAGAGGGGAAAGCAGATGAAAGACAGCCCAGAAAAGATAGCCAGAAGTTTTATCAGCAGGCCAGGGAAAGCGGTGGAAGTGGCAGTTGGGGTGTTCAATAGGAAAAGGAACAACGGCCAGATAATGCACCGAATGACCACGGGCAAGTAAGGCCTCAATTGTGCGAAAGAGGCGTTTGCAGAATCCGCCGGGTTTGGGACGATAATAGCAGGTGAGAATGCAGGAGGGCATGGAGTTTGAGGATTATGGTATAATTCGTCTGTTTTCGAATGAGCATATACAATGTCGCATAATATATATTATGTTAAATTTACACACTGTCAAGCATGTAACAGATTGTTATTACTATATATTTCCTTTGAAAGCGCATTTTTTGCAGTCATTCAAGAACCTTCCATTCATCAGCAATAAATAATTCATGAGGTTTAAATGCGGTTTTATACTGCATCCCTTTGACCTTATTGATCCAGTAACCCAGATAAAGATGCTGGATTTTATGGCGCAGACAGAACTCTATGAGATACAAAATATTCAGCGTTCCTGGGCTACGGTCACCTTGATCAGGATCAAAATAAAAATACACAGCATTCAACCAATCATCAGAACAATCAACAATGGCTACTC contains:
- a CDS encoding response regulator codes for the protein MDFTDAPCTVLIVDDDPFGIIQLQTLLKDSGYKLITASDGASAIEIVKRDVPDIILLDIIMPNMDGYETCRHLKEDELSDSIPIIFLSGLNSTEEKINAFEAGGVDYITKPFSEKEVLVRLQTHLTLHRVNKHLVHELENRDEELQHQESKAQNTSTALRVLLSAIEEEKKELAERIQFKAEKLILPKILEIAAEGNPEKKEALLESIVYTFQELTRPFVPGGVELGKTLSPTELQIVNLIKQGKSSKEISDICNISVSTIASHRKTIRKKLNITNTKVNLYTYLNSLD
- a CDS encoding cobalamin-dependent protein (Presence of a B(12) (cobalamin)-binding domain implies dependence on cobalamin itself, in one of its several forms, or in some unusual lineages, dependence on a cobalamin-like analog.), with translation MRILLIRPARPPKAITIGEFMFCEPLGLEAVYAVLREQEKHQVNILDMMAEQVDITQYLEKEQPEAVGITALCIDVGNVLELARAVKRVDASIPMVVGGTQAQLIPQAFADPAIDFVMHWTTRANLHALFDGLARSGRKTEKNFCSSEDIPGVIAVRKGIPAKLCLQKNEYLVPDRSSCAQYREQYSYFGYKPCALLQTSQGCSKCCSFCLRWRLEGGKETPQDMEVIFAQIREITEPSIMIIDNDFLCDSDQLDQLCIFLGREKIRKNFLCYGSVHSILQNQKSIERFASLGLKAVLVGYESFKPQELADYHKKATVEENLVAATLLKKWGVDAWASFIFHPDWDHGDFKAFRRYIRQLRPEISSLSPLTPFPGLPAFQEYRERLLFDLQDYERWSFGNISIHPSKMGLRAYHAEVLWTNLQVNFFMNNACYLVRRFGFFTLFRLTAGGLRLTIRYLIALCR
- a CDS encoding radical SAM protein yields the protein MKVLFIQPSPYGPDSRPIKKNKLYFAGLALPLLAALTPNTWQVEICLETIEDVPFDTDADIVALSGMGHGIVRSISLAKEFRSRGKTVVMGGYMVSLMPDEAAKYCDSVVVGDAELVWPRLLEDYRLGSLQPRYEQHLKTLDPPLPRYELLLEKKIGDFLPVQAGRGCPNSCSFCSVHCLYRNRYYQRPVEAVLRDILYVRKLGFKKFLLLDDNILASPDYLLQLCAEIKPLKMTWYSQCSLNIANHPDLLKAVAESGCRALSFGLESISKESLQAMDKGWADPRLYPAMIRRIQEAGIDVSTEMVVGADGDTKESIAQTADFIKENKVVIPRFYILTPIPGTDFYRQMLHQGRICNHDLYSYNGTEAVHIPLNMSPEELTDAYWQLYEQVFSMESIFCRTILRKEFWKRPWDFLLYLLVNLYYRNHIKKRITPNIF
- a CDS encoding radical SAM protein, coding for MNILLIRPQPSPETIGLQHVMICEPLELEYLAASIADLGHQVDILDMILEKRSLPELLAEFQPDLVAMTGYITHVQIIKEMADNIKAWSSACLAVVGGVHAEVVPEDFQHHNLDAIICANGLSTFRDLLGRVMEGRSFLDLPGVWQEGKARPVKENTFPHPFPDRSKVARYRHRYYYLFHNPCALIKTSFGCPFQCNFCFCREITNHQYFERPLSEVMEELSLIPEQEIYIVDDNFLVNAERVLAFCQELEQRGLDKRFLIYGRADFIAAHPEVIRRFAANGLRAVIVGIESCLDQDLDRFNKKSSLAINEQAVAVLAEHQVDCYATLILGMDWSRADFRNLARWLRKMRLSFVNLQPFTPLKGTPAGEGYEDLLRIPRSEYEKWDLAHLVFQPSQLSVAAYYWHIIKLYYAVTFRPSSMLNLLRRFGLAENIRLFLGSSRVTVQYFSKVLRNLKKTLK
- a CDS encoding glycosyltransferase family 4 protein, giving the protein MPSCILTCYYRPKPGGFCKRLFRTIEALLARGHSVHYLAVVPFPIEHPNCHFHRFPWPADKTSGYLFWAVFHLLSPLLLLYLSFSCSVDRLFAFGHTYSFLFQPARIIKRISLALFLRADTVKNHQIKKRHSLLINIEYFLEGLGIVGTDMYGVSQVLTNAVQSRHSVLIPKSTGLLRNEIPQLSYKKKKDKQFNRSSLHPLRGACVGVLEKRKNQLFLLKIFEHIQAEQMRLFLYGTGPDEELLQHIVRKGNIAKKIIFKGWVKAEQIWPETDLLLMPSQHEGAPNAVLEALATGTPVLASDIPEHREILPPTCLLPLADEDAWIKKLYEIAEYPEAELNQLIAAQESASKHLRFDWDEKIVRCILGSVPTY